In one window of Eleutherodactylus coqui strain aEleCoq1 chromosome 10, aEleCoq1.hap1, whole genome shotgun sequence DNA:
- the NOP53 gene encoding ribosome biogenesis protein NOP53, translated as MAPATGRGVEKEEDFLGFSVLSKCGNKKNPPKRKRVNRNKKKNWKKHSDVRDVEEFMDDVRLQERTAGGLLSEKANENLYFVDTGKNKAARKRKLKKRTKPLRIDLILQPDSKVPPPKDISSHQVLNGKKLKRKREREGKLEKKGILPRADRLLLALQSRPSSTHKDEANTNPSRGFYDLWTANNPLDSALEGKDQWYLEQTKRSRVKRPEALNKKPSELPAVEVAAPGASYNPTFESHQSLLLRAHEVEVKKLKEEKKLQRQLKRPTKNELPTEESRLQELCEGLVEESDEDQPAGGEAEHDDQMGRSLHQRERKTERQRRKEKEAKILRAGQEAERRERLRRQSLFQLRSIQASLKSRQDELLRRKKLREEKRKAEALQPKRLGRLKYQEPDLDVLLSEELTESLRKLKPEGSVIKDRFKSFQKRNLIEPRERAKFKRKLKVKYVEKRAFKEISV; from the exons atggcgcctgccACAGGTCGTGgcgtggagaaggaggaggattttCTAGGTTTCTCTGTCTTGTCCAAGTGCGGGAACAAGAAGAACCCCCCGAAGAGGAAGCGGGTGAACAGGAACAAGAAGAAGAACTGGAAGAAGCACAGCGATGTCCGCGATGTGGAGGAGTTCATGGACGATGTGCGGCTGCAGGAGAGGACGGCCGG gggtCTGCTATCAGAAAAAGCCAATGAAAACTTGTACTTTGTGGACACCGGCAAAAACAAAG CTGCCAGAAAGAGGAAGCTAAAGAAACGCACCAAACCTCTAAGGATCGACCTCATTCTACAGCCGGATTCCAAAGTACCGCCACCTAAAGA CATTTCGTCTCACCAGGTGCTCAATGGAAAGAAGCTGAAGAGGAAGCGGGAACGAGAGGGGAAGCTGGAAAAGAAGGGGATTCTGCCCCGCGCAGACAGGCTGCTCCTGGCACTTCAGAGCAGGCCCAGCTCGACGCACAAAGACGAGGCCAACACAAACCCAAGCAGAGGCTTCTATGACCTGTGGACGGCTAACA ATCCCTTGGACTCTGCATTGGAAGGTAAAGACCAGTGGTATTTGGAACAGACCAAGAGGAGCCGCGTTAAG CGTCCTGAAGCGCTGAACAAGAAGCCGTCGGAGCTTCCAGCCGTTGAAGTTGCTGCTCCCGGCGCCTCCTATAATCCGACCTTTGAGTCGCATCAG TCTCTGCTGCTGCGAGCGCACGAGGTAGAAGTGAAAAAGCTGAAAgaggagaagaagctgcagagacaACTGAAGCGGCCCACCAAGAATGAACTTCCCACCGAG GAGAGCCGGTTACAGGAGCTGTGCGAGGGTCTAGTGGAGGAGTCTGATGAGGACCAGCCTGCAGGTGGGGAAGCGGAACATGACGACCAGATGGGGCGATCCCTACATCAGAGGGAGCGGAAGACAGAACGACAGaggaggaaggaaaaagaagcCAAAATCCTG AGAGCCGGACAGGAGGCTGAGAGAAGGGAGCGGCTGCGGCGACAGAGTCTGTTCCAGCTGAGATCCATCCAGGCCTCTCTGAAGTCTAGACAAGACGAGCTCTTAAGACGTAAGAAGCTGCGTGAGGAGAAGCGAAAAGCAGAGGCCTTACAACCCAAGAGACTGGGCCGTCTGAA GTACCAGGAGCCGGATCTGGACGTCCTGCTAAGTGAAGAGCTCACAGAGTCGCTGAGGAAACTAAAG CCGGAGGGGAGCGTCATCAAAGACCGCTTCAAGAGCTTCCAGAAGAGAAACCTCATAGAACCAAGGGAGCGTGCAAA ATTCAAGAGGAAGCTGAAGGTCAAATATGTGGAGAAACGAGCATTCAAGGAAATCTC GGTGTAG